TCGCTGGACGTTATTCCTTTCAATATAAAGATGGATAGGAGCCTGATATTATGGAGGAAATTGTAGTGGGTACCAAGCCGCTCCGCCCGAAGAAAAAACCGAAAATTAGGCGGATTACTTGGCAAAATATCAAAGCACAGAGACAGCTCATATGGATGTCGGTTCCTCTGCTTGCGTACATTATCATCTTTGCTTATGTACCTGTCTGGGGTTGGACGATGGCCTTTCAGGATTACAAACCGGCCAGAAGTTTCTCGCAACAAACGTGGGTAGGGTTCAAGCATTTTCAATTTTTGTTCACTGATGACAATTTCTTGCGCGTGCTTCGCAATACGCTTGCCATGAGTATCATCAACATGATTTTAGGTTTCGTTACAGCCATCGTTTTGGCCTTGTTACTCAATGAGATCAAGAAGATCATGTGGAAGCGGACGGTACAAACCATCTCTTATCTTCCTCACTTCTTATCATGGATTATCGTTACCGGCATCGTAGCGACATCGCTTGCTTCTGACGGCATTATCAACGATATCCTCATGAAACTGCACTTAATCAACGAGCCGATCTTGTGGCTGACGGAAGGGAAGTATTTCTGGGGCGTTGTTGCAAGTTCTCATATTTGGAAAGAAGTCGGATGGAGCACCATTATTTATTTGGCGGCCATGGCCTCTATTGATCCGGCACAGTATGAAGCTGCCGATATTGATGGAGCCAATCGATATCAAAAAATGTGGAATGTCACCTTGCCAGGAATCAAGCCTACCATTGTCATCCTGTTGATTATGTCGATTGGACATATTCTAGAAGCTGGCTTCGAGGTTCAGTATTTGCTGGGTAACGGGTTGGTTGTTGACTGGGCAGAAACGATTGATATCTTCGTGCTCAAATACGGGATTGCACAGGGCAACTATTCGCTCGCAACTGCAGGCGGAATATTCAAGACCGTGGTCAGCATTACAATGTTACTTGTAGCGAATTGGACCGCCAAGCGGCTTGGGGAAGAGAGGCTGTTATAATGACGAAAAAAACACCATTGTCTGGTTTAGGAAATACAGCGGCGCTTTCCGTTCGCCGCCCGGGTGGCAGAGGCATTGAACCGTTTCTGTTCAATACCTTTAACACGATCTTCATGGTTCTGTTGGTAATTGTGACGTTGTATCCATTTTTGAACACGATTGTGGTTTCGTTTAATGCAGGGAATGACACCATTCGAGGAGGCTTATATTTGTGGCCCCGCGATTTCACCATGCAGAATTACAAAGCCGTATTTGCATCAGGCACAATCTATAACGCATTTTTGGTTTCCGTTGCACGTACAGTACTATCTACCATTCTGAACATTTTCTTGACCACCATGCTGGCTTACACGCTGAGTCGGCGTGATTATATTTTCCGCAAGCTGATTACGACCATTTTTGTGCTGACGATGTATTTCAATGCAGGGCTAATTCCGGGGTACTTCCTGATGAAGGATCTGCATTTGATTAATTCCTTCTGGGTGTATGTCCTGCCTTCATTGATTAGTGCGTTTAACCTGATCGTCATTCGTACTTATATATACACGATCCCCGAAAGCTTGATTGAATCAGCCAAAATCGACGGAGCAGGAGATTTCAGAATTTTCTGGAGAATTATTTTTCCACTGTGCAAACCTGTGCTGGCGACTATTGCGCTCTTTGTCGCGGTCGGCGCGTGGAATTCCTGGTTCGATGCATTTCTGTACACGTCATCACGTCAAGAGCTCAGCACATTGCAATACGAACTGATGAAGCTGTTGTCTTCCAGTATGAACGCCAACAGTAATCCTTCCGTTGCCAACGGTGTGGGGGTGGAGCATTCAACACAGGTAACGCCAATTTCCATTCGTGCTGCTGTTACAATTGTCGCTTCTGTTCCGATCTTGCTGGTGTATCCGTTTATGCAAAAATACTTTGTCGTTGGACTAAATGTAGGGAGTGTGAAGGAATAGATGTCACAGATTCAATCACAACTGATCCGTTATGCCAATCCGATTCTTCCCGGATTTTATCCGGATCCCAGCATCGTGAAGGCGGAAGAATATTTTTACCTCATATGCAGTTCATTTGAGTACTTTCCCGGAGTGCCGATCTTTCGGAGCCGGGATCTGATTCACTGGGAGCAGATTGGTAATGTATTGGACCGGGTCAGCCAGCTGGATTTGACCGGACAGAAAAGCTCGGACGGGATTTATGCTCCTGCACTGCGTTACCATAAAGGTACATTTTATATGATTACGACAGATGTGAGAGGCATCGGCAATTTCTACGTGACGGCAACCGACCCTGCAGGCCCCTGGTCCGATCCAATTCGCATTCCATTTGGTGGAATCGACCCTTCTCTGTTTTTTGACGACGACGGCAAAGTATACGTGACCGCTCAACAAGGCGCCGATTACGATTCTCATGCCATCCAGTACGAGATTGACATCACCACAGGTGAGGCGCTCTCTGAACCACAAGTTGTCTGGCATGGGGATGGAGGGCCATGGACCGAAGGACCGCATCTATACAAAATCAATGGGTTGTATTATATGATGTCTGCTTCAGGCGGGACGGCGAAGGAGCATCGTGAGATCATCGGTCGAAGCGATCGACCTTATGGTCCGTTCGAACGCTATCCTGAGCCCATCCTGACCCATCGCCATCTGGATCATCCCATTCAGTATTTGGGTCATGCCGATCTGGTGGAGGATCATCAAGGAGACTGGTGGGCCGTTTTCCTTGGCGTGCGTTTGACGGAGGACGGGTATAGCGTGCTTGGACGTGAAACCTTTCTCGCACCGGTCGTCTGGAACGATGGGTGGCCCCACATTGATAACAATGAAGGAATAGTGAGTCTGGATATGAAGGTCCAGCGTTTGCCAATGGCATCACCTTCTTTGTCCCAGAGTCATACAGCCATCGTTGTCGGAAGGGACGAATTCGACGGAGAACTTGGGCCGCAATGGATGTTTGTGCGCAACCCTTCAGAAGGGACATGCTCGCTTACGGAAAAACCAGGTTTCCTAACGCTGTATGGTCAGGCAGGAGGGCTTGGAGACGTAGGTCAGATTACGTTTGTTGGCCGCAGGCAGCAGCATATTCATGCCAGCTTTACGACCTGTCTGACATTCATGCCGGTTGCGGATGGAGAAGAAGCGGGACTGTGCGTTCGACGGGATGAGGATGCACACTATGAGCTTGGCATAAGCAGGTTGGATGGGCGAAACGTACTCTTTGCTCGCTTAACGGTGCGAGGAGAGTCGAACATGGTGCATGAGCGCGAGATTGGGACGGAGCAGTTATGGCTTCGAATTGAATCGACAGAGAAGGAATACAGATTGATATATTCTGAGGATGGACAGGACTGGACATTCTTGTGTGCAGGCTCGGCACGTGCCATATCTCCGGAGGATTTTGTACACAAAATGTGCTTTACCGGATCGGTGGTCGGACTATATGCTACCGGCAATGGTCAGGCAAGCAGCACACCTGCGTATTTTGATTGGTTCGAGTACTCAGTCTGATTCAGTCGCTAATAAACGATGCGAAAAAGGGAATTCAGAGGAGGGAAATCATGAGTTCGTTTCGAGAAGAGGCACCACTGAAGGAATTGTACAAGGATGCGTTCCACATTGGAGCAGCGGTGAATCCGAAGACGATTGAAAGCCAGCGTTCATTGCTTGCCTATCACTTCAACAGCCTGACGGCAGAAAATGAAATGAAATTCTCCAGTGTGCATCCACAGCAGGAACGGTATACGTT
Above is a window of Paenibacillus sp. E222 DNA encoding:
- a CDS encoding sugar ABC transporter permease; its protein translation is MEEIVVGTKPLRPKKKPKIRRITWQNIKAQRQLIWMSVPLLAYIIIFAYVPVWGWTMAFQDYKPARSFSQQTWVGFKHFQFLFTDDNFLRVLRNTLAMSIINMILGFVTAIVLALLLNEIKKIMWKRTVQTISYLPHFLSWIIVTGIVATSLASDGIINDILMKLHLINEPILWLTEGKYFWGVVASSHIWKEVGWSTIIYLAAMASIDPAQYEAADIDGANRYQKMWNVTLPGIKPTIVILLIMSIGHILEAGFEVQYLLGNGLVVDWAETIDIFVLKYGIAQGNYSLATAGGIFKTVVSITMLLVANWTAKRLGEERLL
- a CDS encoding carbohydrate ABC transporter permease; this translates as MTKKTPLSGLGNTAALSVRRPGGRGIEPFLFNTFNTIFMVLLVIVTLYPFLNTIVVSFNAGNDTIRGGLYLWPRDFTMQNYKAVFASGTIYNAFLVSVARTVLSTILNIFLTTMLAYTLSRRDYIFRKLITTIFVLTMYFNAGLIPGYFLMKDLHLINSFWVYVLPSLISAFNLIVIRTYIYTIPESLIESAKIDGAGDFRIFWRIIFPLCKPVLATIALFVAVGAWNSWFDAFLYTSSRQELSTLQYELMKLLSSSMNANSNPSVANGVGVEHSTQVTPISIRAAVTIVASVPILLVYPFMQKYFVVGLNVGSVKE
- a CDS encoding glycoside hydrolase family 43 protein; its protein translation is MSQIQSQLIRYANPILPGFYPDPSIVKAEEYFYLICSSFEYFPGVPIFRSRDLIHWEQIGNVLDRVSQLDLTGQKSSDGIYAPALRYHKGTFYMITTDVRGIGNFYVTATDPAGPWSDPIRIPFGGIDPSLFFDDDGKVYVTAQQGADYDSHAIQYEIDITTGEALSEPQVVWHGDGGPWTEGPHLYKINGLYYMMSASGGTAKEHREIIGRSDRPYGPFERYPEPILTHRHLDHPIQYLGHADLVEDHQGDWWAVFLGVRLTEDGYSVLGRETFLAPVVWNDGWPHIDNNEGIVSLDMKVQRLPMASPSLSQSHTAIVVGRDEFDGELGPQWMFVRNPSEGTCSLTEKPGFLTLYGQAGGLGDVGQITFVGRRQQHIHASFTTCLTFMPVADGEEAGLCVRRDEDAHYELGISRLDGRNVLFARLTVRGESNMVHEREIGTEQLWLRIESTEKEYRLIYSEDGQDWTFLCAGSARAISPEDFVHKMCFTGSVVGLYATGNGQASSTPAYFDWFEYSV